The window CTCAGAGTTGAACCTACAAATATGAATCAACTCACTTTTGTCAGAAGTGGAGAATGAAGGCAACAGCGGTCCCCGTGGTAATTGGAGGACTTGGGGCAGTGACCCCAATCTTGGTGACTGTCTCCAGCACATCgcaggaacaacatccgagaTCAATATGCAAAAGAGCGCAGTCCAGCAAAGATACTGTgcgggaccctcaagctcccaggcctctggtagaggacctaaGCTAATTACTGCCTCATATATCCATGATACACACACACGACAATACAGGTTACAGTTCACAACCCAATAATGCTGTAAAATAATATTCTAATTGAATATAGGCTgtatggtggagagtcccaagTATTTAAACCGTAGTGGGTGATGTCCTTGAGGGTCATTGACCCACAATTaatcatgtgtgtgtgaaacttaaagaagcccagtcactttctttccaagctccttagataaGCATTTCACAGATGTTTCACTAcatacagctactttcagtactaGTAGTAGTATTAATAGTTCCCTTGAGCAGTCACTTCCTTCCTTCCTATTAGACCCGATTCTTTTAAAACTCCCCCAAAATGTCCTTCTATAATCAGTCTGTTTTAAGGCCTATGCATTATAGTCCTTCAAGCAGGCAGTAATTAAACCATTACTTAAAAGTCATCACTTTACCCAGCTTCTGTGGAACAGAAGTCCCAGTTTTGATCTGGGAAAAAGACGCCCAACCTTTAAGATTaggtttaaaactttccttttggaTAAAGCATATACagcagcatgtgtgtgtttgcccttTCCtgagttccttttttttttttttttgcatgtttgtcaaatgtttcagatcattaaacaaaatttaaatattagacaaagataatacAAGTTAAATACATAATGCAGTTTCTACATGATGGTGTTTACTATCAAAGAAATCCAAACCTTCATGCTAAATGGCCCTGTGTAAAAAAAGTGATTTCCCCTTAAACTGACTAACTGGTTGGGCCACCTTTAGCAGTAAAAACTGTAATCAAGTATTTGCAATAACTGGCAAGGAGTCTTTTGCAGTGCTGTTGAGGAATTATGGTCGACGGATTTTTGTAgaattgttgtgatttagccACAGTGGTAGCTTAACCTCCACAAGGTCTCTGGATATGAAAATCATCAGTTTCACCAGCAAAGTGACACAGAAGCACAGAAGTATAGaaaagtaaagtttgacttgGAGGTAGGGATAGGAATTGAGAACTTGTAGAGAACTGGTTCCCAGTAGTTCAGTTCCTTGCTTGCCTATCGATTCTGCTTATTGATTCCACTTTCACTTGCACAACTATCAACTGATTTCAGCTGAGTTCGTGTACTGGAGGAGGAAAATGCTGGCTCAGTTTGCAGCGTAATATACGATAACAgaacttcagctctttgcaagCACCTGCTCAGCCAGCGTGCTAActctaagctagccaagaacacAGAGttatgttaaagctgagtgagCACTGATCCCAGCTCAGCAGCCAGACTCTGAACTTCCAACAGCTAACAAAAACAACGATGAGCAGTCAGGCAGCACcctccatttctacctgttTATATTTCTAATAACTGTGGCAATGACTTTGAAGTCTCTGCGCTGGTCATCTTTTGCTGTGTACTGTtggatttgtgttcatacctaaataGTAAGAGAAAGATTATATGTGACTTCATTAAGATGGGATTTGTGTTAGTGTGTGGCACTGTGGCCTGTAGGTTTATActgttaactggtaattatgagacagtgtgtttcagatcattttatggtgaaaagaaaaaaactctaaTGACTTGTGTAACAAACCAATCTCTCCCAGGAATAATTACGTAAGATAAAATAAGATGAACCTTTATTAATCCTACAAGTGGGAAATTTGCTTGGTAACAGACTGCATTACTTTTCCgaaatgttttctgtgttataTGTGTAATACATAATACAAGAATCAAATCGATAGCGATAATGGAATTGCTAAAATCTTACTACTacttgaaaatctttttttttaaagtcaggcTATTTTCATTTACCACTTGTAACGGCAGTATTCATATGCCAGTTTTGTTGTTATAGTTGCAGCTGGAAATATTATCTTTACatgtaaaacagtttaaaacatcaGTGAGCAATATAATGACTGCAATCAAAAATTTCAGTGATATGTTGTAAAACAGGCATGTCAACACAAATATAATCACACACAGATGCCATGATGCAGAAATAGAAGCTGAAGCTGTACAATTtccagcttttatttttttacatcaaCATGATAGCCTCTGGAAAACTCACAATGTATGCAGATACATGCTTCGATATGCaaaatggtactgaaagtattcacaaatgcattttatatATGTAAGAAGATATACCtaatgatatttttaaaaacctcaCATAAAATATGATCAAAATGTGCAGTAAAGATGTAGATAACAGTAGCAGAGTATCAGAATTACTAATGTCAGAACCttacaaaactaaaactaagaTCAGATCCTTATGCAATGTAGAAACGCAGATGAGATGAAATGACAGACAATGAACCAGGACCATCAGCATAGAAAGATCAGGTCAGATCAGAATTTTCTGCTGATATTATTCTCTATTATTAATTATTCACTATTTCACAACTGTACACAGACTTAccctaaataaagaaaaagttaaataaacatCTTATCTAAACATTCTATCTTGGAGAGATTAATCCCTCATCCCATTTCATTtagtgtcaaactccagtccttgagggctggtgtcctgaaacttgtccatgtgtccctgctgcaacacatctgaatacaattagtaggtcattagcaagactctatagaacatgactgcatgctgaggtgtcaattcagccatttgattcatgttacagcagctcacgagtgaatgaacatggtgcaataaaagtactaTTAGAAGTACATTATTCCAAACACTTGCATGTATTTCAGTTTACTTGAGcagggttaggggttgccacctcaacatgcagtcaagttctatagagtcttgcgaatgacctactaattttattcagatgtgttgcagcagggacacatggaaaggTTTcaggagtttgacacccctgatttagAATCAGTTGTTATACATGCAGACAATCTAAAGCCGAAATAATAACGTGAAATTCCATGGACACACTTCTGGAACTCTTGTTATTTGCTGTTGATCATGCTATTAGGGGTTGTTGCTTCAGTTGTCTTAGGAGCtgattttttaaactttctcaGTGAATATACAAACCAGACGAAGATGAAGAAACCTGCaaggaaaacagaagaaagagagtAAAATAAAGGTTTAGACAGTGAACAAGAAATACAAATCATGCAATAAACTTGATAATTCAACTACACAGGAGACGCTAAAGACACAACAGGGATGAAACTGGGATGAAGAGGGAACTAACAGAATCTAACAGAATCAAGaacagtaaatataaataacactcAGAGGCACTAAAGAATACTAACATCATGACTAAcaagtgtgtgttttctttagtgtctgtaaagtaatttttaaacacattttctggtttcaaattttatttaagCCATCCATTTTCTCAACCTCATATCTAATTTAGAGTCACTGGAGGACTGGATTTTATCCAAGCTTTCACAGGTAGGGTGTGCCTTGAACGGGttgccagtccatcacaggaCTAATATAAAAGTCAAAGTCTTTTTATAACTTCATACAATATTCTTGTAAATGACCCCTCATACCAAACTTCAGTACTTAATCACTACAGGGGACCCTGACCCACATTTTGGGAGTCAATAGTAGTTATTTcatattccatccatccatccattcgcttccgcttatccttttcagggtcgcggggggcgctggagcctatcccagctgtcatagggcgagaggcggggtacaccctggacaggtcgccagtctgtcgcagggccaacacacagggacagacaaccattcacactcacattcacacctagtgacaatttcgatttCATATTAAAGCCACCAAATCTTTAAAAAGTTTAGATCTGACCCCTTAAATCAGCTGACTTAAACAATTTCATGCCTAAATGTATCTAGGCCTTTTAAAAACTGCAATGAAATTAAGTTTATATTGATTTCAGTTGTTTAAAACCATGTTAGATTTAGTGCTTTTTGATtgagcgaacacacacacacacacacacacacacacacacacacacacacacacacacacacacacacacacacacacacacacacacacacacacacacacacagaagaactgaatgaatgaaacatATTATACAGACCTTGCAGTgagttcaggagacagaagaGGTAGAGGGCAAAGTTGGTCAGGTTACCGAATGAGAAGAAGATCAGGCCCCAGGTAATGCCGAGCAGAGCGCTGACACCCAGCAGGGGACAAGCTATTTGCCTGACGTTTTTAGCGTGAAGCTGCCCAAActgatttggcaaaaacaaaatgacatgTGATATGTTATAGACAAAATCTGAAACTAACAGAGGccttgaaatgtgttttaaaagtaACAACAATGAcgcttcagtttttaaaaaatttatatttatttttttattccctTATTGACACTTTAATGTAAACTAAGTTTTAAGTACTAAACTATTACTGGAGTgcaaacagtttatttaaaaaaacagaatgacCAACTCATCATgcaatatttatatcctgtaaAAAGAGTCATTTAAATATCTCACTGTCAATTAATTTTGAAAACCAGTAGTCCTTCTTGGTATGACCAGTTCATTGTTGGTTTGGGCTTATCAAGGGATACAATGTTGTGGAACGATTTGGAAATTACTATAAATTCAAAGGTTAAcgttcattttaaaaagattacAAGAATAACTCATACCTGTTTGCTATACCCAACATTCAAAACACGCTTGAGTGTCACCATAAACATGGTCATGTTAAAGAGGAACACCATGGTGAACAGTCCAGTAGTAGTGACCGCCTTCACTATTTCATTAGATATATAGCATctacagagaaaggaaacagaCAGTGATTTCATcttacacaataaaataaatatatactgtGTATGTAGATGACTCAGTGTATCAGCtttgctttatatttttttccacttgttaattttaaaCACTTCCATATAAATTCAAACTCTAATACACATCCAAAACAGTTATAACATTAATTATAATTCCTACTTTTACACACTTAAAAAGGTTTTCCTTACATTTTAGTGTGATTATGGTTTGACCTGTCTAGAAGGACATGGCCATAAAAGCGTCTGTCTATGATCATCACCATTGACACAATGACTGCAGGaacacctgaaacacaagaATTGATTAGTCACTCACTCAAGTTTGCTGACTAATAACCACAGCTTCCTGTTTGAAGGATTCCACTCACCCCATCCCACCAGACTGAGTTTGAGAATGTATCTGCTGACAGAAATGTTGAAGATTTTGACTAAGAGAAGGTAGAGGTGGAACCCCTCCAAGGCCATCCAGGTGAAAGTGGCCAACAGGGAGTAGTGAAGGGCAAGAGCCATGTAGAAACAGAGCCAAGTGGAGGGGTGTTCTGCCACTACCTGACTGGGCAGGAAGTGCAGGTTGAGGAGTATCAGGGCAATGACAAGACTGATGTGGATGTTCATAGAAAGATCTTCTCTGAGTGTCCTGTTAGACAGAGAAGAAAATATCTGTTGTGAATGGCAACTTTCCTTGTCATATCTTGGTTGGAAGAAGGTTAGGTCATATCAAGTGTAGGAATAAAGTATCGATGGGAGAATTAAAATAACGAAGGAGGGACAGTATTTATCTTAAAAGAAGAGTGATTAAGAAGAATAattaaagtgaaaaagaaaatattacctgtttgtgatgaaaagtaAAACGGTGATGACCAGGGTAAAAAGAGAAAAgctacagccaatcagagaaatGTATGCTAATATCTCAAGGTCTTTTTTTGAGACGTGAGCAGAAGGAGACGTCTGTGGAGAAAATACACTTTCACGTTATCTGTTGACATTATTAGTGACACAAAAATGAGGTTTTTAGATATTTTAAGTTTAGTGATTCTATATTTACTAGGTGGACAAAACCTAAAAGTGGGGGGTTATTTATTTAAgatgatgttttaaaaaaaatctgttcatCTTACGAAGTATTTAAGTTGACGTTCACACGCATTTGTTTATGTAAACTCTCCTCCCAGAGAGATTAAGGTCCTGGCTAAAGTCTGGACGTTGATTggatttttttacttttttccccaaGAACTGGTGTGTTAGGCTTCATTAGCTTGTTGCCTGACCCAGTTTAGCCAGTccttagctgtcagacagattgCCTCACATTTGACACTGGAATACAAAGGTATACAGTGAATGCAGTCagctcaatgactgcaaggtacCACAGTCACTGCAAAACAAGCATATTCTTCATCATTCCACTACCGTGCTTGACCAGTAGTTTGAGCTGTTTGTGGCCCTTTTCCATGTTTGGCAACCCTTCATAGCAAGCAAtacttgttcagtgttttcctGAACTTTAAGCTTTAACaagctaactgctaactaagaACTAAGATTTCTTAAATTATTCATGCAATATTATGCCTGTATTTTGGTGTTCATTATACTTTGTATAATAAAAAAGACTGAATCTACCATGAGTACACCGAAGTATGTGAAATGGTTACAGGAACAGGTGACGTTACTCTGACCATCAGTCCACCGAGTGAGGCAGCCATCCGTACTGAAATCTGGCaagtcaaacaaaaacaagtattATCCATGAGATGCTGACACCTCTTAATTATATCAGTTCACTCAGAAATCTGTAATGCTGAGTGAAACTAGAAACCCTGATgactacaaattaaaaaaagacatagTTATAGTACATATTAGTTTTTATGAGGGTCATCATGCTTGGTTACTcactgtttgttgaaaaattaaAGAACTGACAGGAGGGTTCCTGGGTTTTCTATGACAAAAATAAACGGACATGTAATAAAATAACTATTTTATATCTGTTTAGTGTTATGTGTCTGTATTTTTTACTAACTTTTATTGAAATAATTTACACAGACTTCCATAATATTCAGGATTATATATCTATATGCAAGAGTGGGATAAATGATGAAATGAAATTGTAATTACATTTATATCCTTAAAGTTTATGGTGATGTTGACAGGATCCTGAAGACCTGATATTGTCTTGCCCTGCACACTCAGGATAACCAGTCTTTGATCATATACTTCATATAACACTCCCGCATCAGTCTAGAATGCAACACATACCGGTACAACAGTTCATTTGAAAGTTTGTTCAAAATGATTTTATGTAAGACTTTTATAAAATTCTAACTGTGCAAAAAGGGGAAAGCAACTCAGAGATAATGTCACACTGTTTTGAATCTGTCATTTACATCTTGGTAAAAACAAGAGGTTTTTCTTTTCCCATGTACAACTACTCTACTCCCTAAATTCAAATTTGTCTAAATTTGTATTGCTTTACATTTTGATTTACATAATAGCAAAAGACCAACTTCTTGtgcaccactgtgtttgagtaACCCTTCTTGTTTTCAAAACATATTTCAGCCTGCATGATGTATAACTAAGCCCTTAACCTGTTTTCATTTACTTATTTTCCTGTAATACTGTAATGAATTCTAAATGACTGTGAACTTTCATTCATTTAAGTCGATGAAGTTTGTCCTGCAACAGCTAAAAAGACAGTAAAGGTGATACAAGATTTCTCATCAACCACAAAAACAATGTATGTGAATTTACAGTTGAAGTTACATAGTAGAACTGCAGATATAAACTATAAACAGCAGgacagtaaaagaaaaatctggTTTAAAAATGGTACCTGGTCACAAATCAAATAACAAGATACCAAAGACTCAAATTAATACTAACATTTGAATGGCCCAGGAATGTTTcaagaaacaaaataaagagcCCAAGGTGTTTATCCAGTCTGATCAAGCATCTATGGGATTCATATGTGAATCCCACGGATGcttgtgatacagactgtgagaAAATTGCGGAGGATTTTATACACAACAGAAGAAGCACAAAATTTTACAGAAGCTCATATAATCCCCTACCCTGTTTGTTTCCGGCAACTTAAACAAGGAGAACACAAGCTTGTTGTCTGGTCCAATATCCAGTCCGCTTGGTAGTTGAACATGCACTCTGCTCTTGGGGACCTGACTCAATCCTGCCTATATCATTCCCAGAAACAGAGGGAGAAACATTGCATGTGAATATATGAAATAGTATGATAAAACTGTCATAGCAACTGCACAGCTGATGGTATTTAAAAGGCTATTTGAAGTATTAATAGCAAGGAAATTTAGAAATGGAAATTTGTTCAGTGATGTAATAATTGATAGGACAATAATATGACCTGCAAATTGTGCTCAAGGTAATGTCATAGATCACATGTCAATCAAAGCAGTAATCAGTAAAAGTCATCATCTGAGATCAAAGTGTGTGTACacattgtttaaatgtcttctAGCAGTTGTTGAGATATTTCAGCTCAAGCCAAAGAAATGGTTGGATGTGGTTAGTATTGCTGCAAATCttccaaaaagagaaaacagcagTGTCAATCCTTTCTGTCTTTTGGGTTTTTACCTCATTGTCACTGGCATAAATTTCAAGGCCTCTGAAGGTACCATTGGGTTTGAAGAGGAGAGCCACAAAATTGCCGGAAGATATATTTACGACTCCTTTTACTGGAGTTTCTTCTAGAATTTGTTCTAGGCTCTTCAAGGCGCTGGTGGAAAAGGATAAGTATTATATTGGTTTACACCCTGTCATCGATTCCataacacaaaatatttttaatattacctTAATCTCAACCTTCTACAAATTCTTCATGTTTAATGTACAAGTGTTTTACAAATTGCCCTTAGACACAAGTGTTCAAACAGCAAATTCtgacaaactgaaaaaacaaaatctaacaaaacaaacaaacaaacaaaaatcatgtATTTAGggtgaataaaatgaataaaatgcttACTCAGCAGGGTTTGTTTGGGTTGAATCTTCCAAAATGTTTGTTGTATACT is drawn from Oreochromis aureus strain Israel breed Guangdong linkage group 1, ZZ_aureus, whole genome shotgun sequence and contains these coding sequences:
- the LOC116325068 gene encoding adhesion G-protein coupled receptor G2-like, encoding MRSKKGEMNSTRASSIIQGITCCMLWWLLSFVSHGSFSWSCVSGASCGNYCSSVCNETFSSCCMKYTTNILEDSTQTNPADALKSLEQILEETPVKGVVNISSGNFVALLFKPNGTFRGLEIYASDNEAGLSQVPKSRVHVQLPSGLDIGPDNKLVFSLFKLPETNRTDAGVLYEVYDQRLVILSVQGKTISGLQDPVNITINFKDINKTQEPSCQFFNFSTNNFSTDGCLTRWTDGQSNVTCSCNHFTYFGVLMTSPSAHVSKKDLEILAYISLIGCSFSLFTLVITVLLFITNRTLREDLSMNIHISLVIALILLNLHFLPSQVVAEHPSTWLCFYMALALHYSLLATFTWMALEGFHLYLLLVKIFNISVSRYILKLSLVGWGVPAVIVSMVMIIDRRFYGHVLLDRSNHNHTKICYISNEIVKAVTTTGLFTMVFLFNMTMFMVTLKRVLNVGYSKQFGQLHAKNVRQIACPLLGVSALLGITWGLIFFSFGNLTNFALYLFCLLNSLQGFFIFVWFVYSLRKFKKSAPKTTEATTPNSMINSK